A segment of the Myxococcota bacterium genome:
GGGGTCCGCGCTCGCGGGCTGGGGCGCCGCCGCGGAGGGTGACTCGAGAGGCTGCGCAGGGGAAGGAGACTTGCACGCCACGGCCGCGCCGAGCGCTGCGCACACCACGAGCCCATGGATCCAGCGCATTCGCCCACTCCTCCCTGCCGGTGCCCGGGCGCATTGTGGCACGCGAGAGATCCGGAAACGGTTCGAGGCCGGTAAGGTTTGAAACCCGTTCCCTTCGTAGGTTTGCCGCCCATTGCAACCCTTTCAGAGGAGAACGAGTCATGGAACCGCTTCGTCGAACCGCCGCCCTGGTGTACGGGGTGGTCAGCTACGCGCTCTTCTTCGTGACCTTCCTGTACCTGGTCGCCTTCGTGGGCAATTTCGCCGTGCCCAAGACGATCGACTCCGGCGTGCCCGGCCCGATGGGGCTCGCCGTGGTCGTGAACGGCTTCCTGCTGGCGCTGTTCGGCGTGCAGCACAGCGTGATGGCGCGCCCGGGCTTCAAGCGCGCGTGGACGCGCCTGCTGCCGGCCTCGATCGAGCGCAGCACCTACGTGCTGGCCTCGACCGCGGTGCTGGCCGCGCTCATGTACTTCTGGCAGCCGATCCCGACGCCGATCTACGAGCTCGGCGGCCCGCTGTGGGGCGCGGCGCTGGCGCTGTATCTGGCCGGCTACGGGATCGTGCTCTACTCCTCGTTCCTGATCGACCACTTCGACCTGTTCGGCCTGCGCCAGGTGGTGCTGCGCGCGATGGGTCGGGTCTACACCGAAAAGCGTTTCAAGACGCCCACCCTGTACAAGCTGATCCGCCACCCGCTGTATCTCGGCTGGATCATCTCGTTCTGGGCCGCCCCCGTGTTCAGCGTGGGTCACCTCTTGTACGCGAGCTTCTTCACCGCCTACATCCTGATTGCGATTCCGTTCGAGGAGCGAGATCTCGCCGCGCAGCTCGGCGAGCCGTACGAGCGCTGGCGCAGCGCGACCCCTGCATTCGTGCCGCGCATCGGCCGGAGCTCCGAGTCCGGGCCCATCCCCCGAGAGGCCCGCTGATGGCTGCGCCGGAGCTCGACCCGGAGAAACTCCAAGGCTTCGGGGCCAAGCTGCTCGGCGCGCTCAACGGCGCTGCAGTCGCGCTCATGACGTCGCTCGGCCACCGCACGGGGCTGTTCGACGTCATGAGCCGGCTGCCGCCCGCGACTTCCCGGCGCATCGCGGACGAGGCGGGGCTCGACGAGCGCTACGTGCGCGAGTGGCTCGGCGCCATGGTGACCAGCGCCGTGGTGGAATACGACCCGGCGCGGAGTCACTACAGCCTGCCGCCCGAGCACGCCGCGCTGCTCACGCGCGAGGCGGAGCCGGACAACCTGGCCGCGACCTTCCAGTGGATCCCCCTGCTGGCGTCGGTCGAGGACCGGGTGCTCGAGTGTTTCGAGCGCGGCGGAAATGTCTCGTATCTGGCGAACCCGCGCTTCCGCGCGGTGAAGGAGGAGGAGAGCGACCGCGTGGTCGTGGGGCAGCTCGTCGAGGACATCCTGCCGCTCGTGCCCGGTCTGCCCGACGCGCTGGCGCGCGGCATCGACGCGCTCGATGTCGCCTGCGGCAGCGGCCGCGCGCTGAACCTCCTGGCCGGTGAGTTCCCCAGGAGCCGCTTCACCGGCTATGACCTCTCGGTCGACGCGATCGAGGGCGCGCGCGCCGAGGCGCGCGACCTGCGGCTCGGGAACGTGCGCTTCGCCGTGCGCGACCCCGGCGAGCTCGAACAGCGCGAGGCGTTCGACCTGGTGACCGCCTTCTACGCCATCCACGACCAGACCCGGCCCGAGGCCGTGCTGCGCGGGATCGCGCAAGCGCTGCGACCGGATGGCGTGTTTCTCATGCAAGAGGTCGCGGCAACCAGCCGTGTCGACGAGGATTCCGCCAACCCGCTCTCGCCGTTCCTCTACACGGTGTCGTGCCTGCACGGGCTCACCGTCTCACTCGCCGAGGGCGGCGAGGGCCTGGGGCTCATGTGGGGCTCCGAACGCGCGCTGGCCATGCTGGAAGCGGCGGGCTTCGGCCGGGTGGTGCTGCGGCGGCTGCCGCGCGACCGGGTGAACCTGTACTACGTGGCCCGCAAGTGACTCCGGGCCCGCGCTCGCCTAAGCTCGGCGAGCGATGCGGCACCGCTTCGGGGAATACGAGCTCGACGAGGACGCGGGAGAGCTGCGCCATCGCGGCGCCGCGGTCGAGATCCAGCCCAAGCCGCTGGCCCTGCTGATGCTCCTGGTGCGCGAGCGCGGACGCGTGGTGCCGGCGCGCGAGCTGCTCGACTCACTCTGGCCCGACACCCGGGTCGGCCCCGCGTCGCTCACGCGCGCGATCTCGCACGCGCGGCGCGCGATCGGCGACACGAACCGCGGCGCGCTGATCCGCAGCGTGTCTCGCCGCGGCTACCGCTTCGCGGGCGAGGTGGTGGCGCTCGACGCCGGGGCCGCGCCCGCGCTCGCGGCCACACCCGGTCCCGCGCGCGTGTTCGTCGGGCGCGAAGACGCGCTGGCGCGGCTCGAGCGCGCGTTCGCCGAGGCGCTCGAGGGGCACGGCGCGGTGGCGCTGGTGCTGGGGACCGCAGGCATCGGCAAGACCCGGCTGATCGAGCACTTCACGGACGGCGTGGCGGCGCGCGGCGCGCGCGTGCTGCTCGCGCGCAGTCACTCCGACGACGGCGTGCCCCCGTTCTGGCTCTGGGTGCAGGTGCTGCGCCAGCTCACCGGCAGTGACTCGAGCGAGCTGGCCCGGCTCGTGCCCGAGCTGGCCGGCGCGCACGGCCCCGAGCGCTTCCTGTTGTTCGACGCGGTGACGCGGTTGCTGGCGGCCGCCGCGCGCGCCCGCCCGCTGGTGATCGCGCTCGAGGACCTGCAGTGGGCCGACGCACCGTCGCTGCGCCTGCTCGAGCACCTGGCGTTCGAGGCAGGGCGGGAGTCGCTGGTGGTGATCGCGACGGTGCGCGAGGGCTTCCGCGAGCGCGGTCACCCGCTCGACCGCACGCTGGCCGCGCTGCGCCAGCACGAGCGCACGCTCGAGCTCGCGCTCGGCGGCTTCTCGCGGCGCGAGGTCGCGCTGTGGCTCGACCGCGTGTTGGGCCGACCTGCGCCGACCGACCTGATCTCGGAGCTGTTCGCGCGCACGGAAGGCGTGCCGCTGTTCCTGCGCGAGGCGATCCGGCTGCTCGGCGAGCGCGGCGCGCTCGACGCGCCGGAGCGCGTGCCGCGCGCGGGCATGGCGCTGCCCGGCCGCGCGCTCGACCTGATCCGCCGCGCGCTCGACTCGCTCTCGCAGAGCGCGGGGCTGCTCGTGGCGAGCGGCTCGGTGCTGGGGCGCGAGTTCACGCTCGCCGCCGCCGCCGAGCTGGCGCAGCTCGAACGCGACGAGTCACTCGACCTGTGCGACGAGGCCACGCGCGCGGGCGTGCTCGAGGCCTCGCCCGATGCCGCGGCGAGCTGGCGCTTCACGCACGCGCTGTACCGCGAGGCCGCCTACGCCGGCCTGGCCGCCGGCGAGCGCGTGCGCCTGCACCTGCGCGCGGCGCGGCGGCTCGAGCGCGAGCACGCGGGCGACCTCGAGCCGGTGATCGCCGAGCTCGCGCACCATCACCACCGCGCGCTGGCCGTGGGGGAGCCGCCGCGCGCGCTCGAGTACTCGCGCGCAGCCGCGGCCCGTGCCGCGCGGCTCGGCGCGTGGGAGCAGGCGGTGAGACACTACGAGGACGCCGTCGCGGCGCTGCCCCACGTGCGCCCGCTCGCGCCCGAGGACCGGATCGGCGTGCTGCTCGAGCTGGGCGAGACCTGCCGGCTGTCGGGTGACCGCGCCCGCCGGCGCGAGGTGCTCGCGCAGGCCATCGAGCTGGCCCGAACGCACGGTCGCGCCCAGGACCAGGCGCGCGCCGCGATCGCGCTGACCGACCTCCAGGACTGGAGCGCGCGCGACGAGGAGGCGCGCGCCGCGGTGAAGGACGCGCTCGGCGTGATCGGGGACGAGCCCAGCGTCGCGCGCGCGCGCCTGCTGACCCGGCTCGCCTACCACGAGATCCGCAGCGCGCACGAGACTGCGCAGACGATCGCGCGGCTGGGGGTCGAGCTGGCGCGCAAGCTGGGCGATCCCGAGTCACTCCAGGACGCGCTCTACGTGCTGCATTTCTCGCTCGGCGGGCCCGATCACACGGCCGAGCGCGCCGAGCTGGGCGAGGAGATCGTGCGCGCCGCGCTCGACTCGCACAGCCGCGATCGCGCGCTGATCGCGCTCGTCGACCTGGCGAGCGACCGGGTGATGCTGGGCGACCCCGCCGGGGCGCGCGCGCTGCGCGCCCGCGCGGGCCAGGTCGCGGGCGAACGTCCGGCGCCGATGATGCGCTGGCACGAGGGCGTCTACGACACGGGCATCGCCGCGCTGGAGGGCCGCTTCGACGACGCGGCCGCGCTCGCGCAGGACACACTCGGCTTCGGCCGGCGCGTCGAGCATCCCTACGCGGCAGGCGTGTTCGCCGGCCAGCGCGCGCTGATCGCGCGCGAGCGCGGCGACGACGCCGCGCTCTTGGCCGCCTTCGAGCCTGGCATCGGCGCGCGGGTCGGCCCGTTCCACTGGACCCGCGCCGTCGTGGCACGCGCGCGCTTCGCGCTGGGGCGCGAGGCCGACGCGCGCTCCTTGTTCGAAGACCTGGCGGCCTCGGACTTCGCCGACGTGCCGCGCAACCTGCGCTGGACCGGCACGTTCGTCGAGCTCGCACACCTGTGCGCCGACCTCGACGACGCGGCGCGCGCGAAGTCACTCCGCGCCTGGCTCTCGCCCGTGGAGCACCAGCACGGCGCCTTTCCGGTCGCGGTCATGTACGGCGGCCCGGTACGCTTCGCGCTGGCCCGGCTGGCCGAGACGCTGGGCGACCGCGACGAGGCCGTCGGGCTCTACGC
Coding sequences within it:
- a CDS encoding isoprenylcysteine carboxylmethyltransferase family protein, yielding MEPLRRTAALVYGVVSYALFFVTFLYLVAFVGNFAVPKTIDSGVPGPMGLAVVVNGFLLALFGVQHSVMARPGFKRAWTRLLPASIERSTYVLASTAVLAALMYFWQPIPTPIYELGGPLWGAALALYLAGYGIVLYSSFLIDHFDLFGLRQVVLRAMGRVYTEKRFKTPTLYKLIRHPLYLGWIISFWAAPVFSVGHLLYASFFTAYILIAIPFEERDLAAQLGEPYERWRSATPAFVPRIGRSSESGPIPREAR
- a CDS encoding AAA family ATPase, with protein sequence MRHRFGEYELDEDAGELRHRGAAVEIQPKPLALLMLLVRERGRVVPARELLDSLWPDTRVGPASLTRAISHARRAIGDTNRGALIRSVSRRGYRFAGEVVALDAGAAPALAATPGPARVFVGREDALARLERAFAEALEGHGAVALVLGTAGIGKTRLIEHFTDGVAARGARVLLARSHSDDGVPPFWLWVQVLRQLTGSDSSELARLVPELAGAHGPERFLLFDAVTRLLAAAARARPLVIALEDLQWADAPSLRLLEHLAFEAGRESLVVIATVREGFRERGHPLDRTLAALRQHERTLELALGGFSRREVALWLDRVLGRPAPTDLISELFARTEGVPLFLREAIRLLGERGALDAPERVPRAGMALPGRALDLIRRALDSLSQSAGLLVASGSVLGREFTLAAAAELAQLERDESLDLCDEATRAGVLEASPDAAASWRFTHALYREAAYAGLAAGERVRLHLRAARRLEREHAGDLEPVIAELAHHHHRALAVGEPPRALEYSRAAAARAARLGAWEQAVRHYEDAVAALPHVRPLAPEDRIGVLLELGETCRLSGDRARRREVLAQAIELARTHGRAQDQARAAIALTDLQDWSARDEEARAAVKDALGVIGDEPSVARARLLTRLAYHEIRSAHETAQTIARLGVELARKLGDPESLQDALYVLHFSLGGPDHTAERAELGEEIVRAALDSHSRDRALIALVDLASDRVMLGDPAGARALRARAGQVAGERPAPMMRWHEGVYDTGIAALEGRFDDAAALAQDTLGFGRRVEHPYAAGVFAGQRALIARERGDDAALLAAFEPGIGARVGPFHWTRAVVARARFALGREADARSLFEDLAASDFADVPRNLRWTGTFVELAHLCADLDDAARAKSLRAWLSPVEHQHGAFPVAVMYGGPVRFALARLAETLGDRDEAVGLYAESLEDARRLGARPSEARIAARFAHCLEPREPRRARALLIEAERTARELGLAGIQSYSNESARR
- a CDS encoding class I SAM-dependent methyltransferase, yielding MAAPELDPEKLQGFGAKLLGALNGAAVALMTSLGHRTGLFDVMSRLPPATSRRIADEAGLDERYVREWLGAMVTSAVVEYDPARSHYSLPPEHAALLTREAEPDNLAATFQWIPLLASVEDRVLECFERGGNVSYLANPRFRAVKEEESDRVVVGQLVEDILPLVPGLPDALARGIDALDVACGSGRALNLLAGEFPRSRFTGYDLSVDAIEGARAEARDLRLGNVRFAVRDPGELEQREAFDLVTAFYAIHDQTRPEAVLRGIAQALRPDGVFLMQEVAATSRVDEDSANPLSPFLYTVSCLHGLTVSLAEGGEGLGLMWGSERALAMLEAAGFGRVVLRRLPRDRVNLYYVARK